Proteins encoded by one window of Conger conger chromosome 1, fConCon1.1, whole genome shotgun sequence:
- the pygl gene encoding glycogen phosphorylase, liver form: MATPVSDQEKRKQISIRGIVGVENVAELKKGFNRHLHFTLVKDRNVATQRDYYFALAHTIRDHLVGRWIRTQQFYYETDPKRVYYLSLEFYMGRTMQNTMINLGLQNACDEAIYQLGLDMEEMEDLEEDAGLGNGGLGRLAACFLDSMATLGLAAYGYGIRYEYGIFNQRIKDGWQVEEADDWLRYGNPWEKARPEYMLPVHFYGRVEETKDGSRWVDTQVVLAMPYDTPIPGYMNNTVNTMRLWSARAPNDFNLRDFNVGDYIQAVLDRNLAENISRVLYPNDNFFEGKELRLKQEYFVVAATLQDIIRRFKTSKRDPSSTPISFQTFPEKVAIQLNDTHPAMAIPELMRIFVDIEKLDWHTAWDLTKRTFAYTNHTVLPEALERWPVQLMETLLPRHLQIIYQINQQHLDNIAALFPGDMDRLRSMSLIEEEGGKRINMAHLCIVGSHAVNGVAEIHSNIIKTDVFRNFSDMEPGKFQNKTNGITPRRWLLLCNPGLAELIAEAIGEEYVKDLSQLQKLNKLVDDAAFIRDVSKVKQENKLKFAQYLEKEYKVKINPSSMFDVHVKRIHEYKRQLLNCLHIIAMYNRIKKDPTAPFTPRTVIIGGKAAPGYHMAKMIIKLITAVGDVVNKDPVVGSKLKVIFLENYRVSLAEKVIPATDLSEQISTAGTEASGTGNMKFMLNGALTIGTMDGANVEMAEEAGEDNLFIFGMRVEDVAEMDKTGYDAMKYYRKLPELKQAIDQIKSGFFSIKNPDQFLDITNMLFNHDRFKVFADYEDYVECQERVSKLYENPKEWTQMVIRNIAASGKFSSDRTITQYATEIWGVEPTDLKIPPPSEPREAMEETARAVKKM; encoded by the exons ATGGCGACGCCCGTGAGTGACCAAGAGAAGAGAAAGCAGATAAGCATCAGGGGAATAGTTGGGGTCGAAAACGTAGCGGAGCTCAAAAAAGGATTTAACCGACATTTGCATTTTACTCTGGTCAAAGACAGAAATGTTGCCACGCAGCGAGACTACTATTTCGCTCTTGCACACACGATTCGAGACCACCTGGTTGGGAGATGGATCCGAACTCAACAGTTCTACTATGAGACCGACCCAAAG CGCGTCTATTACCTTTCGTTGGAATTCTACATGGGCCGGACCATGCAGAACACCATGATCAACCTCGGCCTCCAGAATGCCTGCGACGAGGCCATATATCAG CTGGGCTTGGACATGGAGGAAAtggaggatctggaagaggaTGCTGGACTGGGTAACGGAGGCTTGGGCAGACTTGCAG CCTGCTTCCTGGATTCCATGGCCACCCTTGGCCTCGCAGCGTACGGGTATGGTATTCGCTATGAGTACGGCATCTTCAACCAGAGAATCAAAGACGGGTGGCAG GTGGAGGAGGCCGATGATTGGCTGCGCTATGGTAACCCCTGGGAGAAGGCCCGCCCCGAGTACATGCTACCGGTGCACTTCTACGGCAGAGTGGAGGAAACCAAGGATGGATCCAGATGGGTGGATACACAG GTTGTTCTGGCCATGCCCTATGACACCCCCATCCCGGGCTACATGAATAACACCGTGAACACGATGAGGCTGTGGTCGGCCCGTGCCCCCAACGACTTCAACCTGCGGGACT TCAATGTTGGTGACTACATCCAGGCGGTGCTGGACAGGAACTTGGCTGAGAACATTTCTCGCGTGCTCTACCCGAACGATAAT TTCTTTGAGGGGAAGGAGCTGCGTCTGAAACAGGAGTACTTTGTGGTGGCTGCCACCCTCCAGGACATCATCCGCCGCTTCAAAACCAGCAAGAGGGACCCTTCTTCCACCCCTATATCCTTCCAAACCTTCCCTGAGAAG GTGGCCATTCAGCTGAATGACACCCACCCTGCTATGGCCATCCCGGAGCTGATGAGGATCTTTGTGGACATTGAGAAGCTGGACTGGCATACG gcctggGACCTCACCAAACGCACCTTCGCCTACACCAACCACACGGTGCTGCCCGAGGCCCTGGAGCGCTGGCCCGTCCAGCTCATGGAGACGCTGCTGCCCAGACACCTGCAGATCATCTACCAGATCAACCAGCAGCACCTGGAC AATATTGCTGCTCTGTTTCCTGGAGACATGGACCGCCTGCGCAGCATGTCGCTGATCGAGGAGGAGGGCGGCAAGCGGATCAACATGGCGCACCTGTGCATCGTGGGATCCCACGCCGTCAACGGGGTCGCCGAGATTCACTCCAACATCATAAAGACCGACGT ATTCCGGAACTTCAGCGACATGGAGCCCGGGAAGTTCCAGAACAAAACCAACGGAATCACACCCCGCCGCTGGCTCCTGCTCTGCAACCCCGGGCTCGCAGAGCTCAtagcagag GCTATAGGGGAGGAGTACGTGAAGGACCTCAGCCAGCTGCAGAAACTGAACAAACTTGTGGACGACGCTGCGTTCATCCGGGACGTCTCTAAAGTGAAGCAG GAGAACAAGCTGAAGTTTGCTCAGTACCTTGAGAAGGAGTATAAGGTGAAGATCAACCCCTCCTCCATGTTCGACGTCCACGTGAAGAGGATCCATGAGTACAAACGGCAGCTCCTCAACTGCCTGCACATTATCGCCATGTACAACC GCATAAAGAAGGATCCAACGGCACCTTTCACTCCCCGAACTGTGATCATCGGAGGAAAG GCGGCCCCGGGGTACCACATGGCCAAGATGATTATCAAGCTGATCACGGCTGTGGGCGATGTGGTGAACAAAGACCCCGTCGTGGGCAGTAAGCTGAAGGTCATCTTCCTGGAGAACTACAGAGTCTCCCTGGCTGAGAAAG tgaTCCCGGCCACCGACCTCTCGGAGCAGATCTCCACGGCGGGCACGGAGGCCTCGGGCACCGGGAACATGAAGTTCATGCTGAACGGGGCCCTCACCATCGGCACCATGGACGGGGCCAACGTGGAGATGGCCGAGGAGGCCGGGGAGGACAACCTCTTCATCTTCGGCATGAGGGTGGAGGACGTGGCCGAGATGGACAAAACAGG CTATGATGCCATGAAGTATTACAGGAAGCTCCCTGAGCTGAAACAGGCCATAGACCAAATTAAAAGTGGATTCTTCTCCATAAAAAATCCGGATCAGTTCCTGGACATCACAAACATGCTCTTCAACCATGATCG GTTCAAAGTTTTTGCAGACTACGAGGACTACGTCGAGTGCCAAGAAAGAGTCAGCAAGCTTTATGAA AACCCGAAGGAGTGGACCCAGATGGTGATCAGGAACATCGCGGCTTCCGGAAAGTTCTCCAGCGACCGCACAATCACGCAATACGCCACGGAGATCTGGGGAGTGGAGCCGACGGACCTGAAGATCCCTCCTCCCAGCGAGCCCCGGGAGGCGATGGAGGAGACGGCCCGGGCAGTGAAGAAGATGTGA